In a single window of the Blattabacterium cuenoti genome:
- the map gene encoding type I methionyl aminopeptidase, translating into MIQLKTIEEIILIKKSAFLASKTLGMLAKEIKPGINTLYLDKLAESFIRDHGGKPAFLGLYDFPNTLCVSPNHQVVHGIPNLDPLSDGDILSIDCGVYMNGFYGEHAYTFEVGSVSYQTKEFLNCSKKSLYIGISNCKYGNKIGDIGYSIQSFIEKNGYNVVKDLVGHGLGKNMHEDPQIPNFGKKGKGLKLKEGLVLSIEPMVNIGSSQICFHKDGWTVTTLDKKNSAHYEHNVAIVDGFPCLLSTFRYIYKELNIKSLEENSFQNKKIHLDNF; encoded by the coding sequence TTGATACAATTGAAGACTATAGAAGAAATAATTTTAATCAAAAAAAGTGCTTTTTTAGCTTCTAAAACATTAGGAATGTTAGCTAAAGAAATAAAACCAGGAATTAATACACTTTATTTAGATAAACTTGCAGAATCTTTTATTCGTGATCATGGAGGTAAACCTGCCTTTTTAGGATTATATGATTTTCCAAATACTTTGTGTGTTTCTCCAAATCACCAAGTTGTACATGGAATTCCTAATCTAGATCCTTTATCTGATGGAGATATATTATCTATAGATTGTGGAGTTTATATGAATGGATTTTATGGAGAACATGCATATACTTTTGAAGTTGGAAGTGTTTCTTATCAAACAAAAGAATTTTTAAATTGTTCTAAAAAATCTCTTTATATTGGAATATCCAATTGTAAATATGGAAATAAGATTGGAGATATCGGATATTCAATTCAATCTTTTATTGAAAAAAATGGTTATAATGTAGTAAAAGACCTTGTGGGTCATGGGCTGGGAAAAAATATGCATGAGGATCCTCAAATACCAAATTTTGGAAAAAAAGGAAAAGGTCTTAAATTAAAAGAAGGGTTGGTTCTTTCTATAGAACCAATGGTAAATATTGGTTCATCTCAAATTTGTTTCCATAAAGATGGATGGACGGTAACCACCCTAGATAAAAAAAATTCAGCTCATTATGAACATAATGTAGCTATTGTAGACGGTTTTCCTTGTTTACTTTCAACTTTTCGTTATATTTATAAAGAACTTAATATTAAATCATTAGAAGAAAATTCTTTTCAAAATAAAAAAATACACCTTGATAATTTTTAA
- the gpmI gene encoding 2,3-bisphosphoglycerate-independent phosphoglycerate mutase: MKRLMLIILDGWGLTTSQNYYFSAIEQANTPFINFCYKNYPSSKLEASGYHVGLPKGQMGNSEVGHINLGSGRKVPQSLEKINISIKNNSFREKVDVLFNEVFISKKRIHFIGLLSDGGVHSHMNHLFYLLKIAYKKKIKDVFIHVFTDGRDSSPKRSIFYIKELLNVTKQYVGTLCSVIGRYYSMDRDQKWERTKKAYDVMVNSKGIYTKNIISSIEEFYNKGVTDEFLSPLVIVDENEVPISKIKNGDVVFCFNFRPDRSRQITELLIGYNTPFSEMKKLDLSYYITMTCFNPKYKGVHVLFKKEYLSDTLGEILEKEGKQQIRIAETEKYPHVTFFFSGGRETPFNREIRILCKSPKVPTYDLKPEMSAENIVKKIIPELKRKQSDFICLNFANPDMVGHTGKMKETIKACEFVDKCAKYCSEEAIKNSYTVIIVGDHGNADCMINIDGTPHTAHTTSLVPFIILNRDIKKQDIFLKNKGVLSDVAPTILQLMGLPIPKIMNGTSIIINKK, translated from the coding sequence ATGAAAAGATTAATGTTAATAATTTTGGACGGTTGGGGCCTTACTACTTCACAAAATTATTATTTTTCTGCAATAGAACAAGCTAATACTCCATTTATTAATTTTTGCTATAAAAATTATCCTTCTAGTAAATTAGAAGCATCAGGATATCATGTTGGATTACCTAAAGGACAAATGGGAAACTCGGAAGTAGGTCATATTAATTTAGGATCTGGACGTAAAGTACCTCAAAGTTTAGAGAAAATTAATATTTCCATAAAAAATAATTCATTTAGAGAAAAAGTAGATGTTCTTTTTAATGAAGTTTTTATTTCTAAAAAAAGAATTCATTTTATTGGATTATTATCTGATGGTGGAGTTCATTCACATATGAATCATCTTTTTTATTTGCTTAAAATAGCTTATAAAAAAAAAATAAAAGATGTTTTTATACATGTTTTTACAGATGGAAGAGATTCTTCTCCAAAAAGAAGTATTTTTTATATAAAAGAACTTTTAAATGTAACTAAACAATATGTTGGAACATTATGCTCTGTTATTGGAAGATATTATTCTATGGATCGTGATCAAAAATGGGAAAGAACTAAAAAAGCATATGATGTAATGGTTAATTCAAAAGGAATTTATACTAAAAACATAATTTCGTCTATAGAAGAATTTTATAATAAAGGAGTAACAGATGAATTTTTATCTCCTTTAGTAATTGTTGATGAAAATGAAGTTCCTATTTCAAAAATTAAAAATGGAGATGTTGTTTTTTGTTTTAACTTTCGTCCTGATCGTTCGAGGCAGATTACAGAGCTTTTAATAGGATACAATACCCCTTTTTCAGAAATGAAAAAATTAGACTTATCTTATTATATAACTATGACTTGTTTTAATCCTAAATATAAGGGAGTTCATGTTCTTTTTAAAAAAGAATATTTATCAGATACTTTAGGTGAAATTTTAGAAAAAGAAGGAAAACAACAAATACGTATAGCTGAAACAGAAAAATATCCACATGTAACTTTTTTTTTCTCGGGGGGAAGAGAGACACCTTTTAATCGAGAAATAAGAATTTTATGTAAATCTCCTAAAGTTCCTACTTATGATTTAAAACCTGAAATGAGCGCAGAAAATATTGTAAAAAAAATTATTCCTGAACTAAAAAGAAAACAATCAGATTTTATTTGTCTAAATTTTGCAAATCCAGACATGGTTGGACATACTGGTAAAATGAAAGAAACAATAAAAGCATGTGAATTTGTTGATAAATGTGCGAAATATTGTTCTGAAGAAGCTATAAAAAATTCATATACAGTTATTATTGTAGGGGATCATGGAAATGCCGATTGTATGATCAATATAGACGGAACTCCTCATACTGCTCATACTACATCTTTAGTTCCTTTTATTATTTTAAATAGAGATATAAAAAAACAAGATATTTTTTTGAAAAATAAGGGAGTTTTGTCAGATGTAGCTCCCACTATTTTACAATTAATGGGATTACCTATTCCTAAAATTATGAATGGAACTTCTATTATAATAAACAAAAAATAA
- the rpsG gene encoding 30S ribosomal protein S7 gives MRKIKKKEKVYFPDPKFHDPLVTRFVNHLMKNGKKNIAYNIFYNAMKKIDTIKEKEIKSALEIWKEGLKNVMPHVEVRSRRMGGSNIQVPVPISSNSKITKAMKLLISCASIRNEKTMANKLAYEIWEAFKEQGEAVKRKENIHKMAEANKAFSHFRF, from the coding sequence ATGAGAAAAATTAAAAAGAAAGAAAAAGTATATTTTCCTGATCCTAAATTTCATGATCCTCTTGTCACACGTTTTGTTAATCATTTAATGAAAAATGGAAAGAAAAATATAGCTTATAATATTTTTTATAATGCTATGAAAAAAATTGATACGATCAAGGAAAAAGAAATAAAGTCTGCATTGGAAATATGGAAAGAAGGATTAAAAAACGTCATGCCTCATGTAGAGGTTAGAAGTCGCCGTATGGGTGGATCTAATATTCAAGTTCCTGTACCTATTTCTTCTAATAGTAAAATTACAAAAGCGATGAAATTATTAATTTCCTGTGCTTCTATTAGAAATGAAAAAACAATGGCAAACAAATTAGCATATGAAATTTGGGAAGCTTTTAAAGAACAAGGCGAAGCTGTGAAAAGGAAAGAAAATATTCATAAAATGGCAGAAGCTAATAAAGCATTTTCTCATTTTAGATTTTAG
- the rpsB gene encoding 30S ribosomal protein S2 — protein sequence MKINTQDLLKAGVHFGHIARKWNPNMRPFIFMKKGGIHIIDLAKTISKLEEACNELKKIAITGKKILLVGTKAQAREKVYHYAKSVNMPCITERWLGGLLTNFTTIRKSVKKMNNIEKMKKNGTFDTLSKKERLLIDRLYAKLYKNLGSISNMNHIPSGIFLVDPNKEKIALTEAKKLKIPTFAMVDTNTNPNDIQYPIPSNDDSSKSIDIILKFVTEAIQHGTSINRNEREDKNK from the coding sequence ATGAAAATCAATACTCAAGATTTATTGAAAGCTGGGGTTCATTTTGGACATATTGCAAGAAAATGGAACCCAAATATGCGTCCTTTTATTTTTATGAAAAAAGGAGGAATTCATATTATAGATTTAGCAAAAACAATTTCAAAATTGGAAGAAGCCTGTAATGAATTAAAAAAAATTGCAATAACTGGAAAAAAAATTCTATTAGTAGGAACAAAGGCTCAAGCTAGAGAAAAAGTTTATCATTATGCAAAAAGTGTAAATATGCCTTGCATAACAGAAAGATGGTTAGGAGGATTACTCACGAATTTTACAACAATTCGTAAGTCCGTAAAAAAAATGAATAATATAGAAAAAATGAAAAAAAATGGGACTTTCGATACTTTATCTAAAAAAGAAAGATTACTAATTGATAGACTATATGCAAAATTATATAAAAATTTAGGAAGTATTTCAAATATGAATCACATACCAAGCGGTATTTTTTTGGTGGATCCAAATAAGGAAAAAATAGCTTTAACTGAAGCTAAAAAACTAAAAATACCTACCTTTGCTATGGTAGATACAAATACAAATCCTAATGATATTCAATATCCTATACCTTCTAATGATGATTCTTCTAAATCCATAGATATTATTTTGAAATTTGTGACAGAAGCAATTCAACATGGAACTTCTATTAATAGAAATGAACGTGAAGATAAAAATAAATAA
- the tsf gene encoding translation elongation factor Ts produces MKIPLHKINKLRKMTGIGIMDCKEALMHSNGNIDQAIHILRKKGEKIAINRSHFKMKDGALIASVNFNYSCGTIIGISCETDFLSKGSEFLGFLSILSKQSLLFNNKIDFLSSSYNEYDSIQEMIVNKMGVVGEKLELKIFEKINSPFVINYTHNTNKIATLVGFSTKINMSIAKDIAMHVAAMNPIAIDEKEIPSLLINEEIEIIKDQVKKENKPDSVIKKIIQGKIKKFISENTLLNQKFIKNTNITIQEYLDKYDKNLKINIFKRVSI; encoded by the coding sequence ATGAAAATCCCTCTACATAAAATTAATAAACTTAGAAAAATGACAGGAATTGGAATTATGGATTGTAAAGAAGCATTGATGCATTCCAATGGAAATATTGATCAAGCTATTCATATTTTGAGAAAAAAAGGAGAAAAAATAGCAATTAATCGTTCTCATTTTAAAATGAAAGATGGAGCTCTTATTGCTTCTGTTAATTTCAACTATTCTTGTGGAACTATTATAGGAATTAGTTGTGAAACGGATTTTTTATCCAAAGGATCTGAGTTTTTAGGTTTTTTATCTATACTTTCGAAGCAATCTTTACTTTTTAATAATAAAATCGATTTTTTATCTAGTTCATATAATGAATATGATAGTATACAAGAAATGATTGTAAATAAAATGGGAGTTGTAGGAGAAAAATTGGAATTAAAAATTTTTGAAAAAATCAATTCTCCATTTGTAATAAATTATACTCATAATACTAATAAGATTGCAACATTAGTTGGTTTTTCTACTAAAATAAATATGTCTATAGCTAAGGATATAGCAATGCATGTAGCTGCTATGAATCCTATAGCTATTGATGAAAAAGAAATTCCCAGTCTATTAATAAACGAAGAAATTGAAATTATTAAAGATCAAGTTAAAAAGGAAAATAAGCCTGATTCTGTCATAAAAAAAATAATTCAAGGAAAAATTAAAAAGTTTATTTCAGAAAATACTCTTCTTAATCAAAAGTTTATAAAAAATACTAATATAACTATTCAAGAATATTTAGATAAATATGACAAAAATTTGAAAATAAATATTTTTAAAAGAGTAAGTATTTAA
- the rpsL gene encoding 30S ribosomal protein S12 yields the protein MPTIQQLIRKGRTSVSKKRKSIALEFCPQKRGVCTRVYTTTPKKPNSAMRKVARVRFTNGREVISYITGEGHNLQEHSIVLVKGGRVKDLPGVKYKVVRGARDTAGVNGRKKSRSKYGAKIVKKD from the coding sequence ATGCCTACTATACAGCAGTTAATTAGAAAAGGTCGTACTTCTGTTTCTAAAAAACGGAAATCTATAGCATTAGAATTTTGTCCTCAAAAAAGAGGAGTATGTACTAGAGTTTATACTACCACACCAAAAAAACCTAATTCCGCTATGCGAAAAGTAGCTCGTGTTCGTTTTACAAACGGAAGAGAAGTAATTAGTTATATTACGGGAGAAGGCCATAATCTTCAAGAACATTCAATAGTATTAGTCAAAGGAGGTAGAGTCAAAGATTTACCAGGTGTGAAATATAAAGTAGTACGAGGAGCTAGAGATACGGCTGGAGTCAATGGAAGAAAAAAAAGTAGAAGTAAGTATGGAGCTAAAATAGTCAAAAAAGATTAA